A region from the Triticum aestivum cultivar Chinese Spring chromosome 3D, IWGSC CS RefSeq v2.1, whole genome shotgun sequence genome encodes:
- the LOC123079202 gene encoding uncharacterized protein At4g28440 produces MATAAAAKRKPVFVKVDQLKPVTSGHTLVAKVLSSKTVLQKARAAGGPGPAAKPTRIAECLIGDETGCVLFTARNDQVDVLKPGNTVIIRNAKIDMFKGSMRLAVDKWGRVEVTEPASFGVKEDNNLSLVEYELVNVEE; encoded by the exons atggccacggcggcggcggcgaagcggaaGCCGGTGTTCGTCAAGGTGGACCAGCTCAAGCCCGTCACCAGCGGCCACACGCTCGTCGCCAAGGTGCTCAGCTCCAAGACCGTCCTCCAGAAGGCCCGCGCCGCTGGCGGCCCCGGCCCGGCCGCCAAGCCCACCAGGATCGCCGAGTGCCTCATCGGCGACGAGACCGGCTGCGTCCTCTTCACCGCCCGCAACGACCAGG TTGATGTTTTGAAGCCTGGCAACACTGTCATTATACGCAATGCAAAGATTGATATGTTCAAAGGGTCAATGAGGCTTGCTGTTGACAAATGGGGCCGTGTTGAAGTAACTGAACCAGCAAGCTTCGGTGTAAAGGAGGACAACAATCTTTCACTTGTGGAGTATGAACTTGTCAATGTTGAAGAGTGA